In Thermus hydrothermalis, a single genomic region encodes these proteins:
- the rnhA gene encoding ribonuclease HI, with amino-acid sequence MKRVALFTDGASLGNPGPGGWAALLRYGSREKLLSGGEPCTTNNRMELKAAVEGLLALKEPCEVDLYTDSQYLQKAFTEGWLERWRRNGWRKAEGGPVKNQDLWRALLEAMAPHRVRFHWVKGHAGHPENERVDREARRRAEEAKRKGLPCPPPPEGTLFSS; translated from the coding sequence GTGAAACGGGTGGCGCTTTTCACCGACGGGGCCTCCTTGGGCAACCCGGGGCCTGGAGGGTGGGCGGCTCTCCTCCGTTATGGAAGCCGGGAGAAACTCCTTTCGGGGGGAGAACCTTGCACCACCAACAACCGCATGGAGCTCAAGGCGGCGGTGGAGGGCCTCCTGGCGCTTAAGGAGCCCTGCGAGGTGGACCTCTACACGGATAGCCAGTACCTCCAAAAGGCCTTCACCGAAGGCTGGTTGGAAAGGTGGCGGAGAAACGGCTGGCGGAAGGCGGAGGGCGGGCCAGTAAAAAACCAAGACCTGTGGCGGGCCCTCCTCGAGGCCATGGCCCCCCACCGGGTGCGCTTCCACTGGGTGAAGGGCCACGCCGGCCACCCGGAAAACGAGCGGGTGGACCGGGAGGCCCGGCGCCGGGCGGAGGAGGCAAAGCGAAAGGGCCTCCCCTGCCCCCCACCCCCGGAAGGCACGCTTTTTTCCTCCTAG
- a CDS encoding hydroxymethylglutaryl-CoA lyase, which yields MKAKWVECPRDAWQGFARFIPTEEKVAFLRKLLEAGFRHLDLTSFVSPKWVPQMQDAEEVLKALPPPEGRTYLAIVANEKGLERALGAENLTHVGYPFSLSETFQRKNTNRSIAESWPLVAGMVEAVRGRLGLVVYLSMAFGNPYGDPWSVEGVLEAIARLRDLGVKEIALADTYGVADAERVFAVLSRAVERFGPEGLGAHLHARPEGVLAKVEAVLEAGVYWLEGALAGVGGCPFAGDELVGNLPTERVLPFLEERGFATGVDLSRLPFLAEEAALLKVRYA from the coding sequence ATGAAGGCCAAGTGGGTGGAATGCCCCCGCGACGCCTGGCAGGGCTTTGCCCGCTTCATCCCCACCGAGGAGAAGGTGGCCTTCTTGAGGAAGCTTTTGGAGGCGGGCTTCCGCCATCTGGACCTCACCAGCTTCGTCTCCCCCAAGTGGGTGCCCCAGATGCAGGACGCCGAGGAGGTGCTCAAGGCGCTTCCTCCCCCAGAGGGGCGCACCTACCTGGCCATCGTGGCCAACGAAAAGGGCCTGGAGAGGGCCCTGGGGGCGGAAAACCTCACCCACGTGGGCTACCCCTTCTCCCTTTCGGAAACTTTCCAGCGCAAGAACACGAACCGCTCCATCGCCGAGTCCTGGCCCTTGGTGGCGGGGATGGTGGAGGCGGTAAGGGGGCGGCTTGGCCTCGTGGTCTACCTCTCCATGGCCTTCGGCAACCCCTACGGGGACCCTTGGAGCGTGGAGGGGGTCCTCGAGGCCATCGCCCGGCTAAGGGACCTGGGCGTAAAGGAGATCGCCCTGGCGGACACCTACGGGGTGGCGGACGCCGAGCGGGTCTTCGCGGTGCTGAGCCGGGCCGTGGAGCGCTTCGGCCCCGAGGGGCTTGGGGCCCACCTCCACGCCCGGCCCGAGGGGGTCTTGGCCAAGGTGGAGGCGGTCTTAGAGGCGGGGGTCTATTGGCTGGAAGGAGCCCTGGCGGGGGTGGGGGGGTGCCCCTTCGCCGGGGACGAGCTCGTGGGCAACCTGCCCACGGAAAGGGTCCTGCCCTTCCTGGAAGAAAGGGGCTTCGCCACGGGGGTAGACCTAAGCCGCCTCCCCTTTTTGGCGGAGGAGGCGGCGCTTCTCAAGGTCCGCTACGCCTAG
- a CDS encoding MFS transporter, translated as MKVLRHKAFARLILAYLVSQAGSKIHRVALLVLIYLLTENALWVSLTLGVQLLGTVVFSPLLSAWADTQDRKRLLVWSDLLRAPLVALIPLLGAKSLPFLLLLVFLIELLRDLHDPIQNAVVPDLVPKEEVDEANSLILLSDRLSEVLFVGAAGVLVAAVGPAYAFYLDAATYLASGLLLLGLPSLRPEKVSKAGFFARVKEGLGHLWQTPPIRRAVGTLFAAAAFGSVETALGVVLALKWLKVGSAGFGFMEAAMALGAILGGLALPKLLAKVPRERLFLMALLLFGLFEASVGLVPVFAWVLVAFFVGGFLNMAFIVPARSILQLNTPQELRGRIFAAFGAVMNAAVLLGTMLGGALEGPLGAPTVFLLAGLGVSLAAAYTLLTGGIPAPKELRQTQEA; from the coding sequence ATGAAAGTCCTCCGGCACAAAGCCTTTGCCCGGCTCATCCTGGCCTACCTGGTTTCCCAAGCGGGAAGCAAGATCCACCGGGTAGCCCTTCTCGTCCTCATCTACCTCCTGACGGAAAACGCCCTGTGGGTTTCCTTGACCCTGGGGGTGCAACTCCTCGGCACCGTGGTCTTCTCCCCCCTCCTTTCCGCCTGGGCCGACACCCAAGACCGCAAGCGCCTCCTCGTCTGGTCGGACCTCCTGAGGGCCCCCCTGGTGGCCCTCATTCCCCTCCTCGGGGCCAAGAGCCTGCCCTTTTTGCTCCTCCTGGTCTTCCTCATAGAGCTCCTCCGCGACCTCCACGACCCCATCCAGAACGCCGTGGTGCCGGATCTGGTCCCCAAGGAGGAGGTGGACGAGGCCAATAGCCTCATCCTCCTCTCGGACCGCCTCTCCGAGGTCCTCTTCGTGGGGGCAGCCGGGGTCCTGGTGGCGGCGGTGGGCCCCGCCTACGCCTTTTACCTGGACGCAGCCACCTATTTGGCCTCGGGGCTTCTCCTCCTCGGGCTTCCCTCCTTGCGGCCGGAAAAGGTCTCCAAGGCGGGCTTCTTTGCCCGGGTAAAGGAGGGCCTGGGCCACCTCTGGCAAACCCCTCCCATCCGCCGGGCCGTGGGCACCCTTTTCGCCGCCGCTGCCTTCGGCTCCGTGGAAACCGCCTTGGGCGTGGTGCTCGCCCTCAAGTGGCTAAAGGTGGGCTCGGCGGGCTTTGGCTTCATGGAAGCAGCCATGGCCCTGGGGGCCATCCTGGGGGGGCTTGCCCTGCCCAAGCTCCTCGCCAAGGTGCCGCGGGAAAGGCTTTTCCTCATGGCCCTCTTGCTCTTCGGCCTTTTTGAGGCCTCCGTGGGCCTCGTCCCCGTCTTCGCCTGGGTCTTGGTGGCCTTCTTCGTGGGAGGGTTCCTCAACATGGCCTTCATCGTCCCCGCCCGCTCCATCCTGCAGCTCAACACCCCTCAGGAGCTGCGGGGGCGGATCTTCGCCGCCTTCGGCGCCGTGATGAACGCCGCCGTGCTCCTGGGCACCATGCTGGGCGGGGCCCTGGAAGGCCCCTTGGGCGCCCCCACGGTCTTCCTCCTGGCCGGGCTTGGCGTCTCCCTCGCCGCCGCCTACACCCTCCTCACCGGGGGCATCCCCGCCCCGAAGGAGCTGCGCCAGACCCAAGAGGCATAG
- a CDS encoding DUF3197 domain-containing protein, with the protein MERVGLRAAPKLTLKALEEALRGVRLPEAKVYLITDWQDRRDRARYALLIHGGKKDLLTPDAFGPAFPGGEEALAELMALLLKGGARRFYEAVVSPGEMTALLDLPPEVLVQRVLAIANPTDPGIYLRQVA; encoded by the coding sequence ATGGAACGCGTTGGCCTGCGCGCGGCGCCCAAGCTCACCTTGAAGGCCCTGGAGGAGGCCCTAAGGGGGGTTCGCCTTCCCGAGGCCAAGGTCTACCTCATCACCGACTGGCAGGACCGGAGGGATAGGGCCCGCTATGCCCTCCTCATCCACGGGGGAAAGAAGGACCTCCTCACCCCCGACGCCTTCGGCCCCGCCTTTCCCGGGGGAGAGGAGGCCTTGGCGGAGCTCATGGCCCTCCTCCTAAAGGGAGGGGCGCGGAGGTTCTACGAGGCCGTGGTCTCCCCGGGGGAGATGACGGCCCTTTTGGACCTGCCCCCCGAGGTGCTCGTCCAGCGGGTTTTGGCCATCGCCAACCCCACGGACCCCGGCATCTACCTACGACAAGTGGCCTAG
- a CDS encoding acyl-CoA carboxylase subunit beta: protein MLETALRPEDRENPAFKANKDAWVALVRDFRESLERVRQGGGPKAIERQHQKGRLTARERIQRLIDPGTEFYELMAFAGYGLYEEWGGAPAGGVITGLGRIAGRDWMIIANDATVKAGAFFPITAKKVIRAQTIALENRIPTVYLVDSAGVFLPLQDEVFPDQDDFGRIFYLNARMSALGIPQISAIMGNCVAGGAYLPVMTDVLIMTEGSGLYLAGPALVKAAIGQEVSSEELGGARMHAEVSGTVDFYEPTDEAAIERIRALAALYPPPRLAPWAEERKEVREPLYPIEDLYGLISPDGARPYDLREVIARIVDGSEFLEYKAHYGETLVTGFARIGGFPVGIVGNQRLVLKKKGRIEVGGVIYPEAADKAARFILEVNQMGIPLLFLQDVTGFMVGKEAEQAGIIRRGAKLVNAVSNSVVPKITLILGGSFGAGNYALAGKAYAPRFLFAWPSAKYAVMGGAQAAKTLLELEVEKLKRQGQAPSDEELRELYERIKGRYEETLDPRYAAARLWVDGVIFPHETRKWLIKALEACALNPEREPFRVGVFQV, encoded by the coding sequence ATGCTGGAAACCGCCCTCCGCCCCGAGGACCGGGAAAACCCCGCCTTCAAGGCCAACAAGGACGCCTGGGTGGCCCTGGTGCGGGACTTTAGGGAAAGCCTGGAGAGGGTACGCCAAGGCGGGGGCCCGAAGGCCATTGAGCGGCAGCACCAAAAGGGCCGCCTCACCGCCCGGGAGCGCATCCAAAGGCTCATAGACCCGGGCACGGAGTTCTACGAGCTCATGGCCTTCGCCGGCTACGGCCTGTACGAGGAGTGGGGCGGGGCCCCTGCGGGCGGGGTCATCACCGGTCTAGGCCGCATCGCCGGCCGGGACTGGATGATCATCGCCAACGACGCCACGGTGAAGGCGGGGGCCTTCTTCCCCATCACCGCCAAGAAGGTGATCCGGGCCCAGACCATCGCCTTGGAAAACCGCATCCCCACGGTCTATCTGGTGGACTCCGCCGGGGTCTTCCTGCCCCTACAGGACGAGGTCTTCCCCGATCAGGACGACTTCGGGCGCATCTTCTACCTTAACGCCCGCATGTCCGCCCTGGGCATCCCGCAGATCTCGGCCATCATGGGCAACTGCGTGGCCGGGGGGGCCTACCTTCCCGTGATGACGGATGTCCTCATCATGACGGAGGGGAGCGGGCTCTACCTGGCGGGTCCCGCCCTGGTGAAGGCGGCCATCGGGCAGGAGGTGTCCTCGGAGGAGCTTGGGGGGGCAAGGATGCACGCGGAGGTCTCGGGCACCGTGGACTTCTACGAGCCCACGGACGAGGCCGCTATAGAACGCATCCGGGCCCTTGCCGCCCTCTACCCGCCCCCCCGGCTCGCCCCCTGGGCCGAGGAGCGGAAGGAGGTGCGGGAGCCCCTCTACCCCATAGAGGACCTCTACGGCCTCATCTCCCCCGATGGCGCTAGGCCCTACGACCTAAGGGAGGTGATCGCCCGGATCGTGGACGGCTCGGAGTTTTTGGAGTACAAGGCGCACTACGGGGAGACCCTGGTCACGGGCTTCGCCCGCATCGGGGGCTTCCCCGTGGGGATTGTGGGGAACCAGCGCCTGGTCCTCAAAAAGAAGGGGCGGATTGAGGTGGGCGGGGTCATCTACCCCGAGGCGGCGGACAAGGCGGCGCGGTTTATCCTCGAGGTCAACCAGATGGGCATCCCCCTCCTCTTCCTTCAGGACGTCACGGGCTTCATGGTGGGCAAGGAGGCGGAGCAGGCGGGAATTATCCGCCGGGGGGCTAAGCTCGTCAACGCCGTCTCCAACTCCGTGGTGCCCAAGATCACCCTGATCCTCGGGGGCTCCTTCGGGGCGGGGAACTACGCCCTGGCGGGGAAGGCCTACGCCCCCCGCTTCCTCTTCGCCTGGCCCAGCGCCAAGTACGCCGTGATGGGCGGGGCCCAGGCGGCCAAGACCCTCTTGGAGTTGGAGGTGGAAAAGCTCAAGCGCCAAGGCCAAGCGCCCTCGGACGAGGAGCTAAGGGAGCTCTACGAGCGCATCAAGGGGCGCTACGAGGAAACCCTAGACCCCCGGTACGCCGCCGCCAGGCTTTGGGTGGACGGGGTGATCTTCCCCCACGAAACGCGGAAGTGGCTTATCAAGGCCCTCGAGGCCTGCGCCCTGAACCCGGAGAGGGAGCCTTTTAGGGTGGGGGTGTTCCAGGTATGA
- a CDS encoding zinc-dependent alcohol dehydrogenase family protein, translating to MRAVVLRGFGGLDMLEEGDLPVPEPGPGEVLVKNLAVAVNPVDAKIRAAGRWAGVEPPFVLGYDAAGVVAKVGPGVKDLKEGDEVYYTPEIFGNPHGTYAEFTPVPAGLVARKPKNLSFAEAAAIPLAGGTAWEAVVRRLAVRPGETVLVMGGAGGVGSFAVQFAKAAGAFVIATASQENLPVLRELGADLALDYRGAWQEEVLRATEGLGVDAAFETAGENLVERVIPVVRPFGRIATILPPQGNLSGLYTKNQTLYGVFLTRERKRLEEMRPLFERGQAKPLLAEVLPFTLENLRKAHARMDSGHGRGKIVLTF from the coding sequence ATGCGTGCCGTGGTGCTTAGGGGTTTTGGTGGCCTGGACATGCTAGAGGAAGGGGACCTGCCTGTGCCCGAGCCGGGACCTGGGGAGGTCCTGGTGAAGAACCTCGCCGTGGCCGTGAACCCCGTGGACGCCAAGATCCGGGCAGCGGGGCGTTGGGCAGGGGTGGAGCCTCCCTTCGTGCTGGGCTACGATGCCGCGGGGGTGGTGGCTAAGGTGGGCCCTGGGGTGAAGGACCTCAAGGAGGGCGATGAGGTTTACTACACCCCGGAGATCTTCGGCAATCCCCACGGGACGTATGCGGAGTTCACCCCGGTGCCGGCTGGCCTCGTGGCGAGGAAACCCAAGAACCTCTCCTTTGCCGAGGCGGCGGCCATACCCTTGGCCGGAGGAACCGCCTGGGAAGCGGTGGTGCGCCGTTTGGCGGTGCGCCCCGGGGAAACGGTGCTCGTCATGGGGGGCGCCGGGGGCGTGGGCTCCTTCGCCGTTCAGTTTGCCAAGGCTGCTGGGGCCTTCGTCATCGCCACGGCGAGCCAGGAGAACCTCCCTGTGTTAAGGGAACTCGGGGCGGATCTTGCCCTAGACTACCGGGGCGCTTGGCAGGAGGAGGTGCTCCGGGCCACGGAGGGCCTAGGCGTGGATGCCGCCTTTGAAACGGCGGGGGAGAACCTGGTGGAGCGGGTCATCCCCGTGGTGCGCCCCTTTGGCCGCATCGCCACCATCCTCCCTCCCCAGGGGAACCTGTCTGGTCTATATACCAAAAACCAAACCCTCTATGGGGTTTTCCTCACCCGGGAGCGCAAGCGGCTTGAGGAGATGCGCCCCCTCTTTGAGCGGGGCCAGGCCAAGCCCCTTCTGGCCGAGGTCTTGCCCTTTACCCTGGAAAACCTGCGCAAGGCCCATGCCCGCATGGATTCGGGCCACGGGCGCGGGAAGATCGTGCTGACCTTCTAG